A window of Candidatus Hydrogenedentota bacterium contains these coding sequences:
- a CDS encoding Gfo/Idh/MocA family oxidoreductase: MLRVAMLSQWHVHAKGYADSLQKMPDVKLTAVWDEEPERGKAWAEKLKVDFEPDLAKVLKRKDVDAVACDAPTNRHAEVMVAAANAGKHIFTEKVMALTVDECKQISDAVAKAGVKFCISFPYRTRPEVLYAQKAVEDGLLGQLTFVRARIAHNGGSGGWLPKHFWDPVQCGGGAMMDLGAHPMYLIRYFGGQPKRISSTFNYLTGHEVEDNAVSVVEFENKAIGVAETSFVSTMSPFSLELSGTEGSLLIGGVDEQSVKICSNKLGTKEWVTPDSLPAALPGTTQMWVDGILRGAPIPFDTEAGTQLTELMQYAYVAHKEGRHVEIPKR, translated from the coding sequence ATGTTACGAGTTGCGATGCTGAGCCAATGGCACGTCCATGCGAAAGGATATGCCGATTCATTGCAGAAGATGCCGGATGTAAAACTCACGGCCGTTTGGGATGAAGAACCCGAACGCGGCAAGGCGTGGGCCGAGAAACTGAAGGTCGATTTTGAGCCTGATTTGGCCAAGGTCCTTAAACGCAAAGACGTCGATGCGGTGGCATGTGATGCGCCCACGAACCGGCACGCCGAAGTGATGGTGGCCGCCGCAAACGCAGGCAAGCACATCTTCACCGAGAAGGTTATGGCGCTGACGGTTGATGAGTGCAAGCAAATCAGCGATGCGGTGGCAAAAGCCGGCGTCAAGTTCTGCATTTCGTTCCCGTACCGCACCCGGCCGGAAGTGCTCTACGCGCAGAAAGCCGTCGAAGACGGCCTGCTGGGACAATTGACGTTTGTCCGTGCGCGCATTGCGCACAACGGGGGCAGCGGCGGCTGGCTTCCGAAGCACTTTTGGGATCCCGTGCAATGCGGCGGCGGCGCCATGATGGACCTCGGCGCGCACCCGATGTATCTCATACGTTATTTCGGCGGGCAGCCTAAGCGAATCTCCTCGACGTTCAATTATTTGACTGGACATGAAGTCGAAGACAATGCCGTGTCCGTTGTTGAATTCGAAAACAAGGCAATCGGCGTCGCCGAAACCAGTTTTGTCTCGACCATGAGCCCATTCAGTCTTGAGCTATCGGGTACTGAGGGCAGCTTGCTCATAGGCGGCGTGGATGAGCAATCCGTCAAGATATGTTCAAACAAGTTGGGGACGAAGGAATGGGTCACGCCCGATTCCTTGCCTGCGGCTCTTCCTGGGACCACCCAGATGTGGGTCGACGGGATTCTTCGCGGCGCACCGATACCATTTGACACGGAAGCGGGCACGCAACTCACGGAATTGATGCAATATGCTTACGTAGCCCACAAGGAAGGGCGGCACGTGGAAATACCGAAGCGATAA
- a CDS encoding endonuclease/exonuclease/phosphatase family protein encodes MNETFLHGKVKAQAILLRWARLLAVGSFLGVLTPWIGGLHYLVELGSHFIPIYGLMAWLSFVILVAFANKRMAVLPGIALLATGATIAFSYAKPETSPGTGMSLRLMISNVLTTNKDYATFIELVKKEEPDVVVVMEINDAWVKALEPLEADYPHRTYRPREDNFGIGILSKKSVRETSDIDLCGVPALQAVLSMQRQRVNLLAVHTLPPVNAENAGRRNAQLKMIADITKDIRGLAIVAGDLNTTMWSPSFRSLVRESELRDARRGFGVHATWPADLAPFMIPIDHCLYRAPTSVKDFRTGPSFGSDHLPLIIDFAVPGYRSTRSRF; translated from the coding sequence ATGAACGAAACCTTCCTCCATGGCAAAGTCAAAGCGCAAGCCATCCTGCTGCGATGGGCCCGGCTGCTGGCGGTGGGTTCATTCTTAGGGGTGCTGACGCCGTGGATTGGCGGTCTTCACTATCTGGTTGAACTCGGTTCCCATTTCATCCCGATCTACGGACTCATGGCATGGCTCTCCTTCGTAATTCTCGTTGCCTTTGCCAATAAGCGCATGGCCGTGTTGCCGGGAATCGCTCTTCTGGCGACAGGAGCGACGATCGCTTTCTCGTATGCAAAGCCAGAGACGTCGCCTGGGACGGGAATGTCGCTTCGTCTGATGATCTCGAATGTGCTCACCACCAACAAGGACTACGCAACATTCATTGAGCTTGTCAAGAAGGAAGAGCCCGATGTGGTCGTGGTGATGGAAATCAATGATGCATGGGTAAAGGCGCTCGAACCCCTTGAGGCGGATTACCCCCACCGCACGTACCGGCCCAGGGAAGACAACTTTGGAATTGGCATTCTGAGCAAGAAGTCGGTTAGGGAGACGAGCGACATCGATTTGTGCGGAGTACCTGCTCTCCAAGCCGTATTGTCAATGCAGAGACAGAGAGTCAATCTTCTGGCCGTACACACCTTGCCTCCTGTGAATGCGGAAAACGCCGGCAGGCGAAACGCTCAACTCAAGATGATCGCCGATATAACGAAGGACATCCGGGGACTTGCTATCGTGGCCGGAGATCTCAATACAACGATGTGGTCCCCCTCGTTTCGCTCGTTGGTTAGAGAATCGGAATTGCGGGATGCACGGAGGGGATTCGGCGTGCACGCGACATGGCCCGCCGATTTGGCTCCTTTCATGATACCAATCGATCACTGCCTCTACAGGGCTCCGACAAGTGTGAAAGACTTTCGAACTGGCCCCTCCTTCGGTTCCGATCACCTTCCACTCATAATCGATTTTGCCGTGCCTGGATATCGCTCGACGCGAAGCCGTTTCTAG